The following are from one region of the Camelus dromedarius isolate mCamDro1 chromosome 16, mCamDro1.pat, whole genome shotgun sequence genome:
- the ZNHIT3 gene encoding zinc finger HIT domain-containing protein 3, with protein sequence MASLSCSTVVCVICLEKPKYRCPACHVPYCSVACFRKHKEQCNPETHPVQKKIPALTAKTKKPVEGKDDDDDDSVADFLDSDEEEDRVSLQNLKNLGESAALRSLLLNPHLRQLMVSLDQADNKAKLMRACMQEPLFVEFADCCLRIVEPSQNEDP encoded by the exons ATGGCGTCGCTTAGTTGCAGCACCGTCGTCTGCGTGATCTGCTTGGAGAAGCCGAAGTACCGCTGCCCCGCTTGCCACGTGCCCTA CTGCTCCGTGGCCTGCTTCCGGAAGCACAAAG AGCAGTGCAACCCTGAAACGCATcctgttcagaaaaaaataccaGCTCTTACTGCAAAAACTAAAAAGCCCGTGGAAGGCAAAG ATGACGATGACGACGACTCTGTAGCTGACTTTCTCGATAGTGATGAGGAAGAAGATAGAGTTTCTTtgcagaatttaaagaatttag GGGAGTCTGCAGCACTGAGAAGCTTACTGCTCAATCCACACCTTCGACAGTTGATGGTCAGCCTCGATCAGGCGGACAACAAGGCAAAGCTCATGAGAGCCTGCATGCAGGAGCCCCTGTTCGTGGAGTTTGCTGACTGCTGTTTAAGGATTGTGGAACCATCCCAGAATGAAGATCCTTAA